CCTTAAATGGCTGGCGTAGAACCGAGGGCACTATAACAGGTGATTGGGGGCGGGGGTAGGGAGATCGCTTTGGATATCTCCACCTTGCCAAAAAAGCCGGGGGCCGCGGCGGCCGGCGGGTCGGGAAGGGTGATCGTCCATGAGGTGTTGTGGTTTGTATTACCCAGTCGCACAATACGGCGGTAGCCGCAGGCAAGATCCGCCATGGCGGAGCATATCTCGCTTCCGCTGGGGGTATTTGCCGTGCTTCCGTCATTACGATAAACATTTGTGAAACCCACCGGATTCGACCGGCCGGTCAGCGCAATGTCCAGATCGCCGTCGTTATCGTAATCACCCCACGCCACCGAGCTGAGGTAGACACCCTCAAGCCCTGCGCCGATGTCGGTGAAGGTGATGGATGCCTGCGATGGAACAGCCAGGGTCAGAAGAAGGAGACTTACAGCGACGACCAAATGATGCGGCCTGAGCGGCGGCATGCCCAACCTCCTTGGTGTAGAGAATCAAATCACATCTTTTCAAGATCAATTTGAACACCAATGGATAAACTTTGAATCGCCTCTAGTACATGATGTTCGGCCCTCATGCCCCCTCAGGCATCCCTCGTGTGCCCCTTATGTACTCCTAATATGCCCCCAATATCCTCCTCATCCGGCCCCAAAATTCTTGCCCTTGTCATCTTCTTCCTGAACTTCTCATCTCTCTGACCGACAATTCGCTGGATTTGAGCCGGGGGCGGGCGGAAAATGAGAATTATGAATGGCATTGAACGGTTTAAACCGGCGGTATCAAAAGGCGTCCTCATTTTTCTCGCTGGAACGGCGTGGATGGGTGTCGGGCTCTTGCTCATGGCTTTTGCCCTGACATGGCTGTCCGCGATCAGCCGGCAGACCGCCCTCATATTTCTTGGTATCGGTCTCCTCATCGCCATCCCGGTTGCACGATTCGGTCTTTCACGGATCGCGGAGAAGAATCTAAAGCGGATCCTCCCGATGGAGGATAGAAGATGTCTCTTCGCCTTCATGACCTGGAAGAGCTATACAATCATCTTGATCATGGTCGGGATGGGGATAACACTGCGGCATTCCGCCATCCCAAAACCCTATCTTGCTATCTTCTATTCCGGGATGGGAATGGCGCTTATTCTATCAAGCATGAAATACCTGAGAAGCCTATCCGGAAGGGTATAATCCACCCGGGTCACCATCAACTATGGACAGGCCGGACCGGATCCGGTCTTTATGGAGT
Above is a window of Candidatus Eisenbacteria bacterium DNA encoding:
- a CDS encoding VCBS repeat-containing protein, encoding MPPLRPHHLVVAVSLLLLTLAVPSQASITFTDIGAGLEGVYLSSVAWGDYDNDGDLDIALTGRSNPVGFTNVYRNDGSTANTPSGSEICSAMADLACGYRRIVRLGNTNHNTSWTITLPDPPAAAAPGFFGKVEISKAISLPPPPITCYSALGSTPAI